A genomic window from Chrysoperla carnea chromosome 3, inChrCarn1.1, whole genome shotgun sequence includes:
- the LOC123296735 gene encoding rho GTPase-activating protein 23 isoform X5, with product MADDEDAAKETVANSSPAEPQTPKTSLQQHARSTTSAQVSVSPQNQGATPKQRSSSVSALPPGVIPLPPGSRGPRSLYLRRQENGFGFTLRHFIVYPPEPLDDDGSGGFPTQPMDTIFVKRVVEGGAGALAGLRQGDRIVSVNGQTINGLTYAQVVGLIKRSPQYLHLLVVPQQDDVLQKYFCETAHNPETNRRPSIQEPNILHHNPNVFNKAAMIPQPPTVVNPHLARTAPHGQLQEVNMHTAHAAAAAPSMTDSNYYQPIENIYNMPHDGIFNTANRSRNSLSQEQQRAFHNIYAEPYHQNLHQRSRAQPQAPLMRPTAQPQVPTSARPCLRRHSVRRLSEGSSISDSSKETRSYESGDYCSINSERLSVNSGDNILVNNGNQIQRNSSKNVNINTFPFSSNISGGKDPLINNIFYPNKSGCRLSLDAGRRDSMNSSTADGSKDSLSSFGSSSTLTGQDTDDSVIMSRLRKNFEKKEAFLKRPSKPTGFLETTDNVKSSSNPMVIQREFYGRPQKLQKPVWPPNRQSSSKPLHQDFERIKSDLNIEKDFIKDQEKHSSRDKYDLDQCYMSDSETQYQSDGLKMSLNPIQKSSSQREKGAFASTLSRIHENIPSTVTNFGADDSNGTSSNSSDCQLSENSGHYPAVVWKRTRQFESGKTIPDDENGSISDRTSLYSSELARLSSKRVVPNVAVRKREFETRTEELNKELQRERESLRRLTNKESRSLEYAGKNKMSTNTLKGNMAIPIGSKYLHCPPPSDYKSTPDSDFEGDAPPTRFRARSNSTGSWNYSKNDDTFSGGVGGRVRVTLDWRTTHNNMSEEEKQRHKAVRQDSYLAAVRGPSVKSTDCQNQGTPKETVLNETEEIASPASNTNNSPQSSSPNNIQSPNKSNIKITVTPTTMKTAVRPTHLPISEPLGQCFKDSETILHIDDVTPDSPDLTMPSVIRRTNLSAIGDEERATRRVSYLKATLGDRMLMDSDIDVSDTEDLPRPQALRSTHRRWVPPLFPGDIQQLLRIFEQHPRSVHSRSILGSSPKSGNSPSPTAIDKENHCPIIKEGSLYCKVTLQDRKRATDRSWKQVWAVLNKGSQLLLYNYRNHQSPMGLADMNADLITPSLDVRYSVVEVADDYTKRKNVLRVSSVAGAEILLQADNTSEMLHWVRALQQQATNETEEEATIASKQQAVPQQVPAGTSVQVQGATRLSPLPGHKSIRKLTSFRNRSPTGQSPVNKTRKSSQAVENLPSPKSKTWGRVVKQFRKIHHSAGSPSSPTGPEGATIGIPIELCPPSMFSEFVPLIVEICTRIVEERGLDVIGIYRVPGNTAAITLLTDEVNKGFTSSTLQDPRWNDVNVVSSLLKSFFRRLPDSLFTTSLYPKFIEADKIDNNNRRLLMIRKLLNDLPDHHYETLKYLMLHLKRIVEHSEVNKMEARNLAIVFGPTLVRAGDDNMVTMVTDMQHQCRIIESLLCHVDWFFCEDDADNFSLPPLNDKSSLDTESTTSVANHNLLLNNIDKIEGMKSSSTGKEVAKVIKSTIISAAHRKIQRGNKLPSQSRNHSKINYLEDAKNENDHDSTNGEIVDNESIQQNEIEHHDAIPTTVIDFERKSPNNSTSSITSSSSSSKYRPIVNITNGTIRSYAGLSATTQERIRKFEQETRAMLAKRRLEEDKRRNEMEWANDSKLSLSNEQLPTSNKTDTSPYTKTENMASNKYLPISKNASTSNVLNNTHYLNKHDDSNTYKICADGNTYLRYGANDIDPRSRCSLPIGQGSAEQVSNRSVLRRGSSVENVNFNELMQDRNVNSSNNGTLKRLKTGRESSQVTSSISGGSYNVPLQQRCGSLDSLDRMHNDLRRSTDLSDDGTKAPIRVHNAMAQLYSPRHVRAYNHRSHSHTNF from the exons gtttCTGTGTCACCACAGAATCAAGGAGCTACACCAAAACAAAGATCGTCATCAGtttctgcgcttccaccaggaGTAATTCCATTGCCACCGGGCAGCAGAGGTCCTCGAAGTCTTTATCTACGAAGGCAAGAAAATGGGTTTGGATTTACATTACGACACTTCATTGTATATCCTCCTGAACCACTCgat gaCGATGGATCAGGAGGATTTCCTACACAACCAATGGATACGATATTTGTAAAACGAGTTGTGGAAGGAGGTGCCGGTGCTTTAGCTGGTTTACGACAAGGTGATAGAATAGTGTCAGTTAATGGTCAAACAATAAATGGATTAACTTATGCACAAGTTGTTGGCCTAATTAAGCGTAGTCCACAATATTTGCATTTATTAGTTGTACCTCAACAGGACGACGTACTTCAAAAG tactttTGCGAAACAGCTCATAACCCAGAAACAAATCGACGGCCTTCTATACAAGAACCTAACATTTTACATCATAATCCAAACGTTTTCAATAAAGCTGCAATGATTCCACAACCTCCAACTGTGGTCAATCCTCATTTAGCGCGTACAGCCCCTCATGGACAGCTTCAAGAAGTTAACATGCACACCGCACACGCTGCCGCCGCTGCACCATCTATGACCGATTCGAATTATTATCAaccaatagaaaatatttataatatgccACATGATGGAATTTTTAACACTGCCAATCGTAGTAGAAATTCGCTTTCACAAGAACAACAAAGAGCTTTTCACAATATATATGCAGAACCCTATCACCAAAATTTGCACCAAAGATCCAGAGCACAACCGCAAGCTCCACTAATGCGACCTACTGCTCAACCACAAGTACCAACATCAGCCAGACCTTGCCTTAGAAGACATTCTGTTCGACGATTAAGTGAAGGCAGTAGTATATCGGATAGTTCGAAAGAAACACGATCCTATGAAAGTGGTGATTACTGTAGCATAAATAGTGAACGTTTAAGTGTGAATAGTGGTGACAATATTCTTGTGAATAATGGAAATCAAATACAACGAAATTCTTCCAAGAATGTAAACATAAATACTTTTCCATTTTCTTCTAATATAAGTGGTGGCAAGGatccattaataaataatatattctatcCAAATAAATCGGGATGTAGATTAAGTTTAGACGCTGGACGTCGAGATTCAATGAATTCATCAACTGCTGATGGCAGTAAAGACAGTTTAAGTTCGTTTGGTTCTTCGTCAACACTAACTGGTCAAGATACTGACGATTCTGTAATAATGTCTAGattaaggaaaaattttgaaaagaaagaagCTTTCTTAAAGAGGCCTAGTAAACCAACTGGATTTTTAGAAACAACAGATAATGTAAAAAGTAGTAGTAACCCAATGGTGATACAAAGAGAATTTTATGGACGACCTCAAAAATTACAGAAACCTGTTTGGCCACCAAATCGCCAATCGTCATCGAAACCATTACATCAAGATTTTGAAAGAATTAAATccgatttaaatattgaaaaagatttCATTAAGGATCAAGAAAAACATTCATCCCGTGATAAATATGATTTAGATCAATGTTATATGTCTGATAGTGAAACACAATATCAATCGGATGGGCTGAAAATGTCTCTTAATCCAATACAAAAATCTTCAAGTCAAAGAGAAAAGGGTGCATTTGCTTCAACTTTAAGTCGTATACATGAAAATATACCATCAACAGTAACAAATTTTGGTGCAGATGATTCAAATGGTACTTCTTCAAATTCATCTGATTGTCAACTGTCTGAAAACAG tgGTCATTATCCAGCAGTTGTTTGGAAAAGAACACGACAATTTGAATCAGGTAAAACAATACCTGATGATGAAAATGGATCAATAAGTGATCGTACAAGTTTGTACAGTAGTGAACTAGCTCGTTTAAGTTCAAAACGTGTTGTTCCTAATGTCGCCGTACGTAAACGAGAATTTGAAACTCGAACTGAAGAACTGAATAAGGAATTACAAAGAGAACGTGAAAGTCTTAGGCGATTAACAAATAAAGAGAGTCGATCATTAGAATATGCAG GTAAAAATAAGATGTCAACTAATACCTTGAAAGGAAATATGGCTATTCCAATTGGTAGTAAATATCTTCATTGCCCACCTCCCTCCGATTATAAAAGTACACCAG ATAGTGATTTTGAGGGAGATGCACCACCTACAAGATTCCGTGCACGATCGAATTCAACAGGTTCAtggaattattcaaaaaatgatgATACGTTTTCGGGGGGTGTGGGGGGTCGTGTCCGGGTGACGTTGGACTGGCGCACGACCCACAACAATATGAGCGAGGAAGAAAAACAAAGGCACAAAGCCGTACGGCAAGACTCCTATTTGGCTGCTGTTCGAGGACCTTCGGTTAAATCCACAG attGTCAAAACCAAGGTACTCCTAAGGAGACTGTTCTGAATGAAACTGAAGAGATAGCATCTCCAGCGTCAAACACTAATAATTCTCCCCAATCCTCCTCACCTAATAATATTCAATCACCTAACAAatccaatataaaaattactgttACTCCCACAACAATGAAAACAGCCGTTAGACCAACACATCTACCAATTTCTGAACCACTTGGACAATGTTTCAAAGATTCCGAAACTATACTACATATTGATGACGTAACACCAG ATTCTCCTGATCTAACGATGCCATCTGTGATACGACGAACTAATTTAAGTGCTatag GTGATGAAGAAAGAGCCACTCGTCGGGTATCATATTTGAAGGCAACTCTTGGCGATCGTATGTTAATGGATAGTGATATTGATGTAAGCGATACTGAAGATTTACCAAGACCACAAGCATTACGaag tACCCATCGACGTTGGGTCCCTCCATTGTTTCCTGGTGATATTCAACAATTGCTTCGTATATTTGAACAGCATCCTAGATCTGTACATTCTAGATCAATATTAGG tagTTCACCTAAAAGTGGAAATTCACCATCGCCTACCGCTATCGATAAGGAAAATCATTGTCCGATTATTAAAGAAGGCTCTTTATATTGTAAAGTGACTTTACAAGATCGAAAg CGTGCTACAGATCGTTCGTGGAAACAAGTATGGGCAGTATTAAATAAAGGATCACAGCTACTTCTTTATAATTATCGAAATCACCag aGTCCAATGGGACTAGCCGATATGAATGCAGATTTAATTACACCTTCGTTAGATGTACGTTATAGTGTAGTTGAAGTAGCTGATGATTATACGAAACGAAAAAATGTGCTACGAGTTTCAAGTGTGGCAGGTGCTGAAATTCTTTTACAAGCCGATAATACATCGGAAATGTTACATTGGGTGCGAGCATTACAACAACAAGCTACAAATGAAACTGAAGAAGAGGCTACGATAGCTAGTAAACAGCAAGCTGTACCACAACAGGTACCTGCTGGTACTAGTGTTCAAGTGCAAGGTGCTACAAGATTGTCTCCGTTACCCGGTCATAAATCAATAAGAAAATTAACTTCATTTCGTAATCGCTCACCAACTGGGCAATCGCCAGTGAATAAAACACGTAAATCATCGCAGGCTGTTGAAAATTTACCATCACCAAAATCAAAAACATGGGGTCGTGTTGTTAAACAATTCCGAAAAATTCATCATAGTGCTGGATCTCCGAGTTCGCCAACAGGACCGGAGGGTGCTACCATTGGTATTCCAATTGAACTATGTCCACCTTCAATGTTTTCCGAATTTGTGCCACTTATTGTTGAAATTTGTACACGAATTGTTGAAGAACGTGGTCTGGATGTTATTGGAATTTATCGAGTTCCTGGAAATACAGCAGCTATTACTTTATTAACAGATGAAGTCAATAAAGGATTTACAAGTTCGACTTTAcag gaTCCAAGATGGAATGATGTGAATGTAGTAtcaagtttattaaaatcatttttccgaCGTCTTCCTGATTCATTATTTACAACATCATTATATCCAAAATTTATTGAAGCTGATAAAATTGATAACAATAATCGTAGATTACTTATGATTaggaaattattaaatgatttaccTGATCATCATTacgaaacattaaaatatttaatgttacaTTTAAAACGAATTGTTGAACACTCCGAAGTTAATAAAATGGAAGCCAGAAATTTAGCAATTGTATTTGGCCCAACTTTAGTACGTGCTGGTGATGATAATATGGTAACAATGGTTACTGATATGCAACATCAGTGTCGAATTATTGAATCTTTACTATGCCAT GTTGATTGGTTCTTCTGTGAAGATGATGCAGATAATTTTAGTCTTCCGCCATTAAACGATAAAAGTTCTTTGGATACCGAAAGTACTACATCTGTAGCAAAccataatttgttattaaataatattgataaaatagaaG GTATGAAATCCTCCTCAACGGGAAAAGAAGTGGCAAAAGTAATAAAGTCAACGATAATATCAGCTGCTCATCGTAAAATTCAAAGAGGAAATAAATTACCATCTCAATCTAGAAATCActcgaaaataaattatctggAAGATGCGAAGAATGAAAATGATCATGATTCTACAAATGGCGAA attGTCGATAATGAATCAATACAACAGAATGAGATAGAACATCACGATGCAATCCCAACAACAGTTATTGATTTCGAAAGAAAATCACCAAACAATTCAACATCGTCTATAACATCATCATCCTCATCATCAAAATATCGGCCAATTGTAAACATTACAAATGGAACAATTCGTAGTTATGCCGGTCTGTCGGCAACTACACAAGAACGTATCAGGAAATTCGAACAAGAAACACGTGCAATGTTAGCAAAACGACGTTTGGAAGAAGATAAACGACGAAATGAAATGGAATGGGCAAACGATTCGAAATTAAGTTTATCGAACGAACAGTTACCAACCAGTAACAAAACGGATACCTCGCCTTacacaaaaactgaaaatatggCATCGAATAAATATTTACCAATCAGTAAGAATGCTAGTActtcaaatgttttaaataatacacattATTTGAACAAGCATGATGATAGCAACACGTATAAAATTTGTGCTGATGGTAATACATATTTACGATATGGTGCCAATGATATAGATCCCAGATCTAGATGTAGTTTGCCAATTGGCCAAGGAAGTGCGGAACAAGTATCAAATCGCAGTGTATTAAGACGTGGCAGTTCTgtagaaaatgttaattttaatgaattaatgcAAGATCGAAATGTAAATTCATCGAACAATGGAACATTAAAACGTCTTAAAACAGGAAGAGAATCATCG cagGTAACGTCTAGTATAAGCGGTGGTAGTTACAATGTTCCATTGCAACAACGATGTGGTTCCTTGGATTCATTAGATCGTATGCACAATGATTTACGCCGTAGTACAGATTTATCAGATGATG GCACTAAGGCCCCGATTCGAGTGCATAACGCAATGGCACAACTGTACAGTCCACGTCATGTTCGCGCATATAATCACAGGTCACATTCACATACCAACTTTTGA